The proteins below are encoded in one region of Rana temporaria chromosome 2, aRanTem1.1, whole genome shotgun sequence:
- the PA2G4 gene encoding proliferation-associated protein 2G4: MSGDDEQQEQTIAEDLVVTKYKMGGDIANRVLRTLVEAATPEASILSLCEKGDALIMEETGKIFKKEKEMKKGIAFPTSISVNNTVCHFSPLKSDQDYLLKNGDLVKIDLGVHVDGFIANVAHSFVVGASKESVVTGRKADVVKAAHLCAEAALRLVKPGNQNTQVTEAWNKISPSFNCNPIEGMLSHQLKQHVIDGEKTIIQNPTDQQKKDHEKAEFEVHEVYAIDVLISTGEGKAKDAGQRTTIYKRDPTKQYGLKMKTSRAFFSEVERRFGAMPFTLRAFEDEKKARMGVVECAKHELLQPFNVLYEKEGEHVAQFKFTVLLMPNGPMRITSGPFEPDFYKSELEVQDTELKALLSSSASRKTQKKKKKKASKNAEQATAEDNEGTE; this comes from the exons GGGTCCTGCGTACACTCGTGGAAGCAGCTACTCCAGAGGCTTCCATACTAAGCCTCTGTGAAAAGGGAGATGCTTTGATAATGGAGGAAACTGGCAAAATTTTCAAAAAGGAGAAGGAAATGAAAAAAG GTATTGCCTTTCCAACAAGTATATCTGTTAATAACACTGTGTGCCACTTCTCCCCTCTGAAGAGTGATCAAGATTATCTTTTGAAGAATGGTGATCTGGTGAAGAT TGACTTAGGCGTCCATGTAGATGGCTTCATTGCTAATGTTGCCCACAGCTTTGTTGTTGGTGCCTCCAAG GAGTCTGTGGTGACTGGTCGTAAAGCAGATGTTGTTAAGGCTGCTCACCTTTGTGCAGAAGCTGCTCTCCGCCTGGTGAAGCCAGGAAATCAG aacacACAAGTAACCGAAGCATGGAACAAGATTTCTCCTTCTTTTAACTGTAATCCAATTGAAG GAATGCTTTCGCATCAGTTAAAACAACATGTTATTGATGGAGAGAAGACCATCATTCAAAACCCTACTGACCAGCAAAA gaaGGACCATGAAAAGGCAGAATTTGAAGTTCATGAAGTTTATGCTATTGATGTTCTTATTAGTACTGGGGAGGGAAAG GCAAAGGATGCTGGACAGAGAACAACAATTTACAAAAGGGATCCAACTAAGCAGTATGGACTGAAGATGAAAACCTCTCGTGCCTTTTTCAGTGAAGTTGAGAGACGTTTTGGTGCCATGCCATTTACTCTTAG GGCATTTGAAGATGAAAAGAAGGCAAGGATGGGTGTGGTGGAATGTGCAAAGCATGAATTGCTCCAACCTTTCAACGTACTCTATGAAAAGGAAG GAGAACACGTTGCACAGTTTAAGTTTACAGTTCTGTTGATGCCTAATGGCCCCATGAGAATAACAAGTGGTCCCTTTGAGCCAGATTTCTACAAGTCTGAGCTTGAGGTACAGGATACAGAGTTGAAG gcacTTCTCTCAAGTTCAGCTAGCCGAAAGAcccagaaaaagaagaaaaagaag gctTCAAAGAATGCAGAGCAAGCCACTGCTGAAGATAATGAAGGCACAGAGTGA